Proteins encoded together in one Pantoea sp. CCBC3-3-1 window:
- a CDS encoding DJ-1/PfpI family protein has product MASSPLSVGLLLFPALTQLDLTGPYEVFARTPGVTVHLIWKTSDPMVADRGMAILPSTTFDRCPPLDVLCVPGGPGQIALMEDEQTLAFIRRKSEEVSLITSVCTGSLVLGAAGLLQGYKATTHWASLDQLALLGAQPVAERVVEDRNRITGAGVTSGIDFALSVVARLRGAEVAQNIQLQMEYDPAPPFACGSPRVAPADLTEHARQQSAAFIAKRLEVTKRAAEKLR; this is encoded by the coding sequence ATGGCTTCCTCCCCTTTATCTGTTGGCCTGTTACTTTTTCCGGCCCTTACGCAACTCGATTTAACCGGACCTTACGAAGTCTTTGCCCGAACACCCGGCGTTACGGTTCACCTTATCTGGAAAACATCCGATCCCATGGTGGCCGACCGGGGTATGGCCATTTTACCGTCCACAACCTTCGATCGCTGTCCGCCACTGGATGTGCTTTGTGTGCCCGGCGGCCCGGGTCAGATAGCCCTGATGGAGGATGAACAAACGCTGGCGTTTATCCGCCGTAAAAGCGAAGAAGTCAGCCTGATTACGTCAGTGTGTACGGGTTCACTGGTTCTGGGCGCGGCCGGGCTGTTACAGGGATACAAAGCTACCACCCACTGGGCTTCGCTCGACCAGCTTGCTTTGCTCGGTGCGCAGCCGGTGGCGGAACGTGTCGTGGAGGACAGAAACCGGATCACCGGTGCGGGCGTGACGTCCGGCATTGATTTTGCGCTCAGCGTGGTGGCCCGGCTCCGTGGCGCAGAAGTTGCGCAGAATATTCAGCTGCAAATGGAATACGATCCGGCGCCGCCGTTTGCTTGTGGATCGCCCCGGGTCGCCCCGGCAGATCTGACTGAGCACGCCAGACAGCAATCAGCGGCTTTTATTGCTAAAAGGCTTGAGGTGACGAAAAGGGCAGCAGAGAAACTGCGCTGA